One region of Oxalobacteraceae bacterium OTU3CAMAD1 genomic DNA includes:
- a CDS encoding metallophosphoesterase produces MRNALNARRPLIAAAAMMSLLSACGSDSVPATDPIPADGYTSTPVAFMSDVHFENIYGDFKSSQFSGIPTKDGRNATIRTMYAQLTSTRLFNENYFAFRAALDDAYGKNIRLVALPGDISDDAQPINIDGLADILREYQAKGMRFFIAPGNHDPNEPYDDDEAGKNDFLTRDGKEQKIYAPNNAACKAKDPTVVCTAQLTEQGYERLLTKLGDFGYMPNRSDVYWETPFSKYADGKYSFDAASASSALNKRQFEICAEGEGGSYKAAGETKLGKSYTRCTNIIDASYLVEPVKGLWLLAVDANVHVPNGKFDPANPTAFAGFDNAGNAGWNKVTTHKIHQMEWIKSVAARAKAQGKQLMAFSHYPTMDFYANQTDAMKAVFKPGAFQTARVPDAATTKALAATGLPLHMGGHMHFNGTNDYQDAAGNYLVNVQSPSLAVFGAAYKIVSYQSKELVDVQTVGLNNVARYNELFPLYQTEYDYLQGSVLAGDVAKRWNRNILDTRSYGEFTRTYFGELSRLRFMDEYWPCEMKQAATSLDARQMLILSQLQTKVTLAQLKDNPGVLPLTAACAAKGTAAEGGVAASQLTADWAAATAKAEQLASAANLKLDDFAKISAYEFYGDFHRTVYAGELALRDMGAQRVAQYKVLMAAFPASPAAIVKIGDLPSDQNPVNVLFQYQFKQVFGILKGLGSGKPSDSFRIDLKAKTLTNTSATGLSFN; encoded by the coding sequence ATGCGCAATGCCTTGAACGCCCGGCGGCCGCTGATCGCGGCCGCCGCCATGATGTCGCTGTTATCCGCATGCGGCAGCGACAGCGTACCCGCCACCGACCCGATCCCGGCCGACGGCTACACCTCCACCCCCGTCGCCTTCATGAGCGACGTGCACTTCGAGAACATCTATGGCGACTTCAAAAGCAGCCAGTTCTCCGGCATCCCCACCAAGGACGGCAGGAACGCCACCATCCGCACGATGTACGCGCAGCTGACGTCCACCCGTTTGTTCAACGAAAACTATTTCGCCTTCCGCGCCGCGCTCGACGACGCATACGGCAAGAACATCCGCCTGGTCGCGCTGCCCGGCGATATCTCCGACGATGCCCAGCCGATCAACATCGACGGCCTGGCCGACATCCTGCGCGAGTACCAGGCCAAGGGCATGCGCTTCTTCATCGCACCGGGCAATCACGACCCTAACGAGCCGTATGACGACGATGAGGCCGGCAAGAACGACTTCCTCACGCGCGACGGCAAGGAACAAAAGATCTACGCGCCCAACAACGCCGCCTGCAAGGCCAAGGACCCGACCGTGGTCTGCACCGCCCAGCTGACCGAGCAGGGCTACGAGCGCCTGCTCACCAAGCTCGGCGACTTCGGCTACATGCCGAACAGGTCAGACGTCTATTGGGAGACGCCGTTCAGCAAATACGCCGACGGCAAATACAGCTTCGACGCTGCGTCGGCCTCGTCCGCGCTGAACAAGCGCCAGTTCGAGATCTGCGCGGAAGGCGAGGGCGGCAGCTACAAGGCCGCCGGTGAAACCAAGCTGGGTAAATCCTACACGCGCTGCACCAACATTATCGACGCCAGCTACCTGGTCGAACCGGTCAAGGGCTTGTGGCTGCTGGCGGTCGACGCGAACGTCCACGTCCCCAATGGCAAGTTCGACCCGGCCAATCCGACCGCCTTCGCCGGCTTCGACAATGCCGGCAACGCCGGTTGGAACAAGGTGACCACGCACAAGATCCATCAGATGGAGTGGATCAAGTCGGTGGCCGCGCGCGCCAAGGCGCAGGGCAAGCAGCTGATGGCGTTCTCGCACTATCCGACGATGGACTTCTACGCCAACCAGACCGACGCGATGAAGGCGGTGTTCAAGCCGGGCGCCTTCCAGACCGCGCGCGTGCCCGACGCGGCCACCACCAAGGCGCTGGCCGCGACCGGCCTGCCGCTGCACATGGGCGGCCACATGCACTTCAACGGCACCAACGATTACCAGGATGCCGCCGGCAACTACCTGGTCAACGTGCAGTCGCCGTCGTTGGCGGTGTTTGGCGCCGCCTACAAGATCGTCAGCTACCAGAGCAAGGAGCTGGTCGATGTGCAGACGGTTGGCCTCAACAACGTGGCGCGCTATAACGAGCTGTTCCCGTTGTACCAGACCGAGTACGACTACCTGCAGGGCAGCGTGCTGGCCGGCGACGTCGCCAAGCGCTGGAACCGCAATATTCTCGACACCCGCTCGTATGGCGAATTCACCCGCACCTACTTCGGCGAGTTGTCGCGCCTGCGGTTCATGGACGAGTACTGGCCGTGCGAAATGAAGCAGGCGGCGACTTCGCTGGACGCGCGCCAAATGCTGATTTTGTCGCAGTTGCAGACCAAGGTGACCTTGGCGCAGCTGAAGGACAATCCGGGTGTGCTGCCTTTGACGGCTGCCTGTGCCGCCAAGGGGACTGCGGCCGAGGGCGGCGTGGCGGCGAGTCAGTTGACGGCGGACTGGGCGGCGGCTACGGCCAAGGCCGAGCAGCTGGCGTCGGCGGCGAATTTGAAGCTGGATGATTTCGCCAAGATCAGCGCGTACGAGTTCTATGGCGACTTCCACCGCACGGTGTATGCGGGTGAGCTGGCGTTGCGCGACATGGGCGCGCAGCGGGTGGCGCAGTACAAGGTGCTGATGGCGGCGTTCCCGGCATCGCCGGCGGCCATTGTGAAGATCGGCGATTTGCCGTCGGATCAAAACCCGGTGAACGTGCTGTTCCAGTATCAGTTCAAGCAGGTGTTCGGGATTCTGAAGGGGCTGGGGTCGGGCAAGCCGAGCGACAGCTTCCGTATCGACCTGAAGGCCAAGACATTGACCAATACCAGTGCCACGGGGTTGAGTTTCAATTAA
- a CDS encoding MGMT family protein: MTAKAEHLFVKARHGKPMAVADSLTLVAGLGIKDDINAHRLSPRQILVTATSELDALALPPGALRENLVISTDSPWDFHPGSALTSACGVEIRLTMYCEPCKQLLPLAADLAGMIGRRGILGVVVGGGQLRRGDVLELIPGRYPALPESVYQKFLDFVPTIPRGRVVRYSDVALAIGADNSFVRAIPGYIKRSADAGVPLHRIVSARGQLLATIPDQAERLMAEGVLSNGTVELEKFLWHGEYSCAAPRPVQ, encoded by the coding sequence ATGACCGCCAAGGCAGAACATCTCTTCGTCAAAGCCCGCCACGGCAAGCCCATGGCCGTCGCCGATAGCCTGACGCTGGTCGCCGGGCTTGGCATCAAGGACGACATCAACGCCCACCGGCTCAGCCCTCGCCAAATCCTGGTGACCGCCACGTCGGAGCTCGATGCCCTGGCCCTGCCTCCCGGCGCGCTGCGCGAAAACCTCGTGATATCAACCGACTCCCCCTGGGACTTCCACCCCGGCAGCGCGCTCACCAGCGCCTGCGGCGTCGAGATCCGGCTGACGATGTACTGCGAACCCTGCAAGCAGTTGCTGCCGCTGGCCGCCGACCTGGCCGGCATGATCGGCCGGCGCGGCATCCTTGGCGTGGTCGTCGGCGGCGGCCAACTGCGGCGCGGCGACGTCCTCGAGCTGATCCCCGGCCGCTATCCCGCGCTGCCGGAATCGGTCTACCAAAAATTCCTCGATTTCGTACCGACGATCCCGCGCGGAAGGGTCGTGCGTTACAGCGATGTGGCGCTGGCGATCGGCGCCGACAACAGTTTTGTCCGCGCCATTCCCGGTTACATCAAACGCAGCGCCGACGCCGGCGTGCCGCTGCATCGCATCGTCAGCGCGCGCGGCCAGTTGCTCGCCACCATCCCCGACCAGGCCGAGAGGCTGATGGCCGAAGGCGTGCTGTCGAACGGCACCGTCGAACTCGAAAAATTTCTTTGGCATGGTGAGTACTCGTGCGCTGCACCGCGACCTGTGCAATGA
- a CDS encoding AraC family transcriptional regulator: MSNRTTSAAWVKGICKVLQDEGLDVQSLFSHAGLDMSQLGNPDMRYPTEKVSRLWDLVVQHSPNAMLGIAQRCNASVPNFDVVGYAMMSCSNLLASLECLVRYVRVVSEAASLVLRPEVGRYSIELTLFGGELAVPRQRSEYSFLTLLSFLRWISGRPIAPLFVEFSYPEPAHPRLYQEAFQGPVRFNAAANRVVLSEPDLTVPLPTHNPPLEKFHAQFARQRLARLDNHRVSRKVGDLIAQKLHGREPRREEVARLLCLGDRTLRRRLEEEGTTFQKILDDTRRDLAQQYFALQRYSAGEIAYMLGFTDQGTLFRASRRWFGVSPKQYQARCGAR; encoded by the coding sequence ATGAGCAACCGGACTACGTCGGCCGCCTGGGTCAAGGGGATCTGTAAAGTGTTGCAGGATGAAGGGCTCGACGTGCAATCGCTGTTTAGCCATGCGGGACTGGATATGTCCCAGTTGGGCAATCCGGATATGCGCTATCCAACCGAAAAGGTGAGCCGCTTGTGGGATCTGGTGGTACAGCACTCTCCCAACGCCATGCTCGGCATCGCACAACGCTGTAACGCCTCCGTACCCAACTTCGACGTGGTTGGCTACGCAATGATGTCGTGTTCCAATTTGCTGGCCAGCCTGGAGTGCCTGGTGCGATATGTGCGTGTGGTGAGCGAGGCGGCGTCGCTGGTGTTGCGACCGGAGGTGGGCCGATATTCGATCGAACTGACCTTGTTCGGTGGCGAGCTGGCCGTGCCCCGGCAGCGCAGCGAGTACAGTTTCCTCACTTTGCTGTCTTTCCTGCGCTGGATATCCGGACGGCCGATCGCCCCACTGTTCGTCGAGTTCAGTTACCCGGAACCGGCGCACCCGCGGCTATACCAGGAGGCATTCCAAGGCCCGGTCCGCTTCAACGCCGCCGCGAACCGCGTGGTGTTGTCCGAGCCCGACCTGACGGTGCCGCTGCCCACCCATAATCCCCCGCTGGAAAAGTTCCATGCGCAGTTTGCGCGCCAACGCCTGGCGCGCCTGGACAATCATCGCGTCAGCCGCAAGGTGGGAGACTTGATCGCCCAGAAGTTGCACGGGAGGGAGCCACGGCGCGAAGAAGTCGCGCGCCTGCTCTGTCTTGGCGATCGCACATTGCGGCGCCGCCTGGAGGAAGAAGGGACAACGTTCCAGAAGATACTGGACGACACGCGACGCGATTTGGCGCAACAATACTTCGCGCTGCAGCGTTATTCGGCGGGAGAAATCGCCTATATGCTTGGGTTCACCGACCAGGGCACGCTGTTCCGCGCCAGCCGCCGCTGGTTTGGTGTTTCACCTAAACAGTATCAAGCGCGCTGCGGCGCGCGATGA
- a CDS encoding MBOAT family protein: protein MLFNSFSFILLFLPITALGYFTLARRSQVLAAGWLAAASLFFYGWWSVEYIPLLLASIGFNYLAGRRIGHSDGPAKLRWLALAVSANLLLLCYFKYADFFISGVNAIGGTGWPLWHVVLPIGISFYTFTQIAFLVDTYQGKVKEYRFVHYLLFITYFPHLIAGPVLHHAEMMPQFERKESYRLSAANVAVGLSIFAIGLAKKVLIADNLSPHANFFFNQSDPQGMLVAWGGVLAYAFQLYFDFSGYSDMAIGISRIFGIRLPLNFDSPYKSVNIIEFWRRWHMTLSRFLRDYLYIPLGGGRRGTVRRYLNLMLTMLLGGLWHGAGWNFAVWGMLHGAYLMINHAWAALVAGLRLPTGALPWRLASVALTFAAVCVAWVFFRATDMSRALTIIGAMYGNDGIALPESLAAHLQVLQPLLDKLGVTFYVGGGTRFVQTWLWVLVAAAICFTMPNTQQIMRRYEPALDFHAEAGGARTLPAVPLAWLPNRRWAVVVSVLMLACLLSLGRPAEFLYFQF from the coding sequence ATGCTTTTCAATTCGTTCAGCTTCATTCTGCTGTTTCTGCCGATAACAGCGCTGGGCTACTTTACGTTGGCGCGGCGCAGCCAGGTGCTGGCCGCCGGTTGGCTGGCGGCGGCCTCGCTGTTTTTCTACGGCTGGTGGAGCGTCGAATACATCCCCTTGCTGCTGGCTTCCATTGGTTTCAATTACCTGGCGGGACGGCGCATCGGCCACAGCGACGGCCCGGCGAAGTTGCGCTGGCTGGCGCTGGCCGTCAGCGCCAATCTGCTGTTGCTATGCTACTTCAAGTACGCCGACTTTTTCATTTCCGGCGTCAACGCCATCGGCGGCACCGGCTGGCCGCTGTGGCATGTGGTGCTGCCGATCGGGATCTCGTTTTACACCTTCACCCAGATCGCTTTCCTTGTCGACACCTACCAGGGCAAGGTGAAGGAATACCGCTTCGTCCACTACCTGCTGTTCATCACCTATTTCCCGCACCTGATCGCCGGTCCGGTGTTGCACCACGCCGAGATGATGCCGCAGTTCGAACGCAAGGAGAGTTACCGGCTATCGGCCGCTAACGTCGCGGTCGGCCTGAGCATCTTCGCCATCGGCCTGGCCAAGAAGGTGCTGATCGCCGACAACCTGTCGCCGCACGCCAATTTCTTCTTCAACCAGTCCGACCCCCAGGGCATGCTGGTCGCGTGGGGCGGGGTGCTGGCCTACGCCTTCCAGCTGTACTTTGATTTTTCCGGCTACTCGGACATGGCGATCGGCATCTCGCGCATCTTCGGCATCCGTCTGCCGCTCAATTTCGATTCACCCTACAAGTCGGTCAACATCATCGAGTTCTGGCGGCGCTGGCACATGACGCTGTCGCGTTTCCTGCGCGACTACCTCTACATTCCGCTGGGCGGTGGCCGCAGGGGCACGGTGCGCCGCTACCTGAACCTGATGCTGACCATGCTGCTGGGCGGTTTGTGGCATGGCGCCGGCTGGAATTTCGCCGTGTGGGGCATGCTGCATGGCGCCTATCTGATGATCAACCACGCCTGGGCGGCGCTGGTGGCGGGCCTGCGTCTGCCCACCGGCGCGCTGCCGTGGCGGCTGGCGAGTGTGGCGCTGACCTTCGCCGCCGTTTGCGTTGCGTGGGTTTTTTTCCGGGCCACGGATATGTCGCGGGCGCTGACGATTATCGGCGCCATGTACGGAAACGACGGTATCGCGCTGCCGGAATCGCTGGCCGCCCATCTGCAAGTGCTGCAACCCTTGCTGGACAAGCTGGGCGTCACCTTTTACGTCGGCGGCGGCACACGCTTCGTGCAGACGTGGTTGTGGGTGCTGGTGGCGGCGGCGATTTGCTTCACGATGCCGAACACGCAGCAGATCATGCGGCGCTACGAGCCCGCGCTGGATTTTCACGCCGAGGCGGGCGGCGCGCGGACATTGCCGGCGGTGCCACTGGCATGGCTGCCGAACCGGCGCTGGGCGGTGGTGGTCAGCGTGCTGATGCTGGCCTGCTTGCTGTCGTTGGGGCGCCCGGCCGAGTTCTTGTATTTCCAATTCTAG
- a CDS encoding trypsin-like serine protease yields the protein MNFMQSKHFKLMAIAAALSAGAAQAAPTPQTGNTSDPSNWRFTPGMTFNGVAGALDGVAKLSFTTPDGNYACSGSLLAGGQYVVTAAHCADDFSKMTVQFGYANGSAAVTRNVSVGNAIVHKAWNGSLDTGADIAILKLDSVVTGIKGYKLSTTNDVGKDFLMAGYGTTNSADVNTPTNWNDAAWGHYGYNTFDVVSQEFNAAYYPAAGYGPDDPSYYAPGATYMSDFDNGSAALNTIGRIGDAIGGAWTSGTGLGTIESLIAGGDSGGGDFVWNGSEWLLSGVHSWGWGGDSACADLGLSGCDNAPKNGSSYGDLSGSTAIYSHVAWINAVTAVPEPETYAMLLAGLAMVGVARRRKLTSQA from the coding sequence ATGAATTTCATGCAGTCCAAACACTTCAAGCTGATGGCCATCGCCGCCGCGTTGAGCGCCGGCGCTGCCCAAGCCGCTCCGACGCCGCAGACCGGTAATACTTCGGACCCCAGCAATTGGCGCTTCACCCCGGGCATGACCTTCAATGGCGTGGCCGGCGCGCTGGACGGCGTCGCAAAACTGAGCTTCACCACGCCCGATGGCAACTATGCCTGCTCCGGCTCGCTGCTGGCCGGCGGCCAGTACGTGGTCACCGCCGCCCATTGCGCCGACGACTTCAGCAAGATGACCGTGCAGTTCGGCTATGCCAACGGCAGCGCGGCCGTCACCCGCAATGTTTCCGTTGGCAACGCCATCGTCCACAAGGCCTGGAACGGCTCGCTCGACACCGGCGCCGACATCGCCATCCTTAAACTCGACAGCGTCGTCACCGGCATCAAGGGCTACAAGCTCAGCACCACCAACGACGTCGGCAAGGACTTCCTGATGGCTGGCTACGGTACGACCAACAGCGCCGACGTCAACACCCCCACCAACTGGAACGATGCCGCCTGGGGGCACTACGGCTACAACACCTTCGACGTCGTCAGCCAGGAATTCAACGCGGCCTACTACCCGGCTGCCGGCTACGGCCCCGACGATCCCAGCTACTACGCACCCGGCGCCACCTACATGAGCGATTTCGACAACGGCAGCGCCGCCCTGAACACCATCGGGCGCATCGGCGATGCCATCGGCGGCGCCTGGACCAGCGGCACCGGCCTGGGCACCATCGAGTCGTTGATCGCCGGTGGCGACTCCGGCGGCGGCGATTTCGTCTGGAACGGCTCGGAATGGCTATTGTCGGGCGTTCACTCGTGGGGCTGGGGCGGCGACAGCGCCTGCGCCGATCTCGGCCTGAGCGGCTGCGACAACGCGCCTAAAAACGGGTCCAGCTATGGCGACCTGTCCGGCTCCACCGCCATCTACTCGCACGTGGCGTGGATCAACGCGGTGACGGCGGTGCCGGAACCGGAAACCTACGCCATGCTGCTGGCCGGCCTGGCGATGGTGGGCGTGGCGCGCCGCCGCAAGTTGACGTCGCAGGCTTGA
- a CDS encoding ABC transporter substrate-binding protein → MLLRRLHMPLLACWLLLAAAPAVDAAAAGPVATLRVAAQAGTDPKFIDAGDGRVIGVCIDILRTIERIDPGLVFVGDQQWLPLVRAHAEVVNHQHDALCAIQRTPEREVQYNYIDLPLLPLRFHLLARADDPVVIHSWDDVRKLGANGVILTNRGFGTTEALERIGNLRFSASAADPLNNLQKLVARRGRFFLHRGPGLRSFVQRSGYGAKVKILPQVMYQTETYMAMGTHVDPAVVARVRRAVEQMERTGELARLLKKWD, encoded by the coding sequence ATGCTGCTGAGGCGGCTGCACATGCCACTGCTGGCCTGCTGGCTGCTGCTCGCGGCCGCCCCGGCCGTGGACGCTGCGGCGGCCGGGCCGGTCGCCACCCTGCGGGTGGCGGCGCAGGCCGGCACCGATCCCAAGTTCATCGACGCCGGAGACGGCCGCGTCATCGGCGTGTGCATCGATATCCTGCGCACCATCGAACGCATTGATCCGGGCCTGGTGTTCGTCGGCGACCAGCAGTGGCTGCCGCTGGTGCGCGCCCACGCCGAGGTGGTGAACCACCAGCACGACGCGCTGTGCGCGATCCAGCGCACGCCCGAGCGCGAAGTGCAGTACAACTATATCGACCTGCCGCTGCTGCCGCTGCGCTTCCATTTGCTCGCGCGCGCCGACGATCCCGTCGTCATCCACAGCTGGGACGACGTGCGCAAACTGGGGGCGAACGGCGTGATCCTGACCAATCGCGGTTTCGGCACCACCGAGGCGCTGGAACGCATCGGCAACCTGCGCTTCAGCGCCAGCGCGGCCGACCCCCTGAACAATTTGCAAAAGCTCGTTGCGCGCCGGGGCCGGTTCTTCCTGCACCGGGGGCCGGGACTGAGGAGTTTCGTGCAGCGCTCCGGCTATGGCGCCAAGGTCAAGATCCTGCCCCAGGTGATGTACCAGACCGAGACCTACATGGCGATGGGCACCCACGTCGATCCGGCGGTGGTGGCGCGCGTGCGGCGCGCCGTCGAGCAGATGGAAAGAACCGGCGAACTGGCGCGCCTGCTGAAGAAATGGGATTGA
- a CDS encoding dienelactone hydrolase family protein, whose amino-acid sequence MQRFNMTRSGIAALLLACAASQAVAVENGPAPTFSSVQAEGPFAVSTQTVRGSGFGGGTVYSPNTAGKYAVVAVCPGFTATQSSIALISRRLATHGFVVVTISTNSVYDYPASRANQLLAALRTVTALTTGPVAGKMDISRQGVAGWSMGGGGAMLAAGMTPGLKAGVAFAPWSLTNNVGSSSVPMAYLAGTADTVAPASSHSTVFYNAMPATTNKLIGVIQGANHYFPGTASQPASYTQVAWMKRFLDGDTRYSQFLNGDSRFATFRSTGPF is encoded by the coding sequence ATGCAACGATTCAATATGACGCGATCCGGCATTGCCGCCTTGCTGCTGGCGTGCGCAGCCAGCCAGGCCGTCGCCGTCGAAAACGGTCCCGCGCCGACCTTCAGCAGCGTCCAGGCCGAGGGGCCGTTCGCGGTGTCCACCCAGACAGTGCGCGGCAGCGGTTTCGGTGGCGGTACCGTGTATTCGCCCAATACCGCCGGGAAGTATGCGGTCGTCGCGGTCTGTCCTGGATTCACCGCCACGCAGTCGTCGATTGCCCTGATCAGTCGGCGCCTGGCGACCCACGGCTTCGTGGTGGTGACGATTAGCACCAACAGCGTGTACGATTATCCGGCCAGCCGCGCCAACCAACTGCTGGCGGCATTGCGCACTGTAACGGCGCTGACGACGGGTCCCGTGGCGGGCAAGATGGATATCAGCCGGCAGGGCGTGGCCGGATGGTCGATGGGCGGCGGCGGCGCGATGCTGGCGGCCGGCATGACCCCGGGCCTCAAGGCCGGCGTTGCCTTCGCGCCATGGTCGCTGACCAACAACGTGGGCAGCTCGTCGGTGCCGATGGCGTACCTGGCCGGCACCGCCGACACGGTCGCGCCGGCATCTTCGCATTCGACCGTGTTCTACAACGCCATGCCGGCAACAACGAACAAATTGATCGGCGTGATCCAGGGCGCCAACCATTATTTCCCGGGCACCGCCAGTCAACCGGCAAGCTACACGCAGGTGGCGTGGATGAAGCGCTTTCTTGATGGCGACACGCGCTATAGCCAGTTCCTGAATGGCGATTCGCGCTTCGCCACCTTCCGCTCCACCGGACCGTTTTGA
- a CDS encoding S9 family peptidase: MTRPRLSLLALLLSAALAGHALAADTPAKRAITHEDVWLMKRVGAPTASPDGKWAVFAVTDPAYDSKEQWSDLWIKSLTDDTPARRLTFSKGGEGALNWSPDSRQLVFVAKRDGDDTGQIYRIDVAAGGEAQRLTTLTLGARQPKFSPDGKQLLFVSDIFPGATGEDDIKKIAKERKDRKYNVRAYESFPPRFFDKWLDDKQVRLFVMEAAVGAKPRDLLSGTKLAALPGFGGGQGDEGQSLDAIWSQDGKEVVFPASTNRDEAARAAGYTQIFSIPAAGGEAQQLTRDKHSYRALKFSKDGKTLFSLTEAEEPGKVYDVTRIASFAWPIADPAPKILTASLDRSISRFVLPDGSNRVVFSFEHAGLEQLHSTNYSGGDLRAEPSLPTGSIGSLNAGGKAVVGVWESAINPPEVYAFGNGAPKRLTAFNTERAAAIDWQAPEHFWFKASDGRMIHNMIVKPAGFDPAKKYPLFAVIHGGAANMWRDQFVLRWNYHLLAQPGYVVLLTDYKGSTGYGEEFARAIQGDPLKGPGDEVNEAVDEAVRKYSFVDGARLAAGGASYGGHLANWLQATTTRYKAIVSHAGEMDLVMQWGTSDSIFGREVNSGGPVWGNLPVWREQSPVMQAGNHEKGTGFKTPILISVGELDYRVPANNALMNFATQQRLNVPSKLLVFPDENHWILKGDNSRYFYSEVHGWLAKYLK; encoded by the coding sequence ATGACCCGACCGCGCCTCTCTCTACTTGCCCTGCTCCTTTCCGCCGCGCTCGCCGGCCACGCCCTGGCTGCCGACACGCCCGCTAAACGCGCGATCACCCACGAGGACGTGTGGCTGATGAAGCGGGTCGGCGCGCCGACCGCCAGCCCGGACGGCAAGTGGGCCGTGTTCGCCGTCACCGATCCCGCTTACGACAGCAAGGAGCAATGGTCGGACCTGTGGATCAAATCGCTGACCGACGACACGCCGGCGCGCCGCCTGACCTTCAGCAAAGGCGGCGAAGGCGCGCTGAACTGGTCGCCGGACAGCCGCCAACTGGTCTTCGTGGCCAAGCGCGACGGCGACGACACCGGCCAGATCTACCGCATCGACGTGGCGGCCGGCGGCGAGGCCCAGCGCCTGACCACCCTCACCCTGGGCGCGCGCCAGCCGAAGTTCAGCCCGGACGGCAAGCAGCTGTTGTTCGTCAGCGATATCTTCCCCGGCGCGACCGGCGAGGACGACATCAAGAAAATCGCCAAGGAACGCAAGGACCGCAAATACAACGTGCGGGCTTACGAGAGCTTCCCGCCGCGCTTCTTCGACAAGTGGCTCGACGACAAGCAGGTGCGCCTGTTCGTGATGGAGGCGGCGGTTGGTGCCAAGCCGCGCGACCTGCTGTCGGGCACCAAGCTGGCCGCGCTGCCGGGCTTCGGCGGCGGCCAGGGCGACGAGGGCCAGTCGCTCGACGCGATCTGGTCGCAGGACGGCAAGGAGGTTGTTTTCCCCGCGTCGACCAATCGCGACGAGGCGGCGCGCGCGGCAGGCTACACGCAAATCTTCTCGATACCCGCCGCCGGCGGCGAAGCGCAACAGCTGACGCGCGACAAGCACAGCTACCGCGCGCTCAAGTTCAGCAAGGACGGCAAGACCTTGTTCAGCCTGACCGAGGCCGAGGAGCCGGGCAAGGTCTACGACGTCACCCGCATCGCCAGCTTCGCCTGGCCGATCGCCGATCCGGCGCCGAAGATACTCACGGCGTCGCTGGACCGTTCGATCTCGCGCTTCGTGCTGCCGGACGGCAGCAACCGCGTGGTGTTCAGCTTCGAGCACGCGGGCCTTGAGCAACTGCATTCGACTAACTATTCGGGCGGCGACCTGCGCGCCGAGCCGTCGCTGCCGACCGGTTCGATCGGCTCGCTGAACGCCGGCGGCAAGGCCGTGGTCGGCGTGTGGGAATCGGCCATCAACCCGCCCGAGGTGTACGCCTTCGGCAACGGCGCGCCCAAGCGTCTGACCGCGTTCAACACCGAGCGCGCGGCCGCCATCGACTGGCAGGCGCCCGAGCATTTCTGGTTCAAGGCCAGCGACGGACGCATGATCCACAACATGATCGTCAAGCCGGCCGGCTTCGATCCGGCGAAAAAATATCCGCTGTTCGCGGTGATCCACGGCGGCGCGGCCAATATGTGGCGCGACCAGTTCGTGCTGCGCTGGAACTACCACCTGCTGGCACAGCCGGGCTATGTGGTGCTGCTGACCGACTACAAGGGTTCGACCGGCTACGGCGAGGAATTCGCGCGCGCGATCCAGGGCGATCCGCTGAAGGGGCCGGGCGACGAAGTCAACGAGGCGGTCGACGAGGCGGTGCGCAAGTACAGCTTCGTCGATGGCGCCAGGCTGGCGGCGGGCGGCGCCAGCTACGGCGGCCATTTGGCCAACTGGCTGCAGGCGACCACCACGCGCTACAAGGCGATCGTGTCGCACGCGGGCGAAATGGATCTGGTGATGCAATGGGGCACCAGCGACAGCATCTTCGGGCGCGAGGTCAACAGCGGCGGGCCGGTGTGGGGCAATTTGCCGGTGTGGCGCGAGCAAAGCCCGGTGATGCAGGCGGGGAATCATGAGAAAGGTACGGGGTTCAAAACGCCGATTTTGATCTCGGTGGGCGAGCTGGACTATCGCGTGCCGGCCAATAATGCGTTGATGAATTTCGCGACGCAGCAACGCTTGAATGTGCCGAGCAAGCTGCTGGTGTTCCCGGACGAGAACCACTGGATTTTGAAGGGGGATAACAGCCGGTACTTCTACAGTGAAGTACACGGCTGGCTGGCGAAGTATTTGAAATAA